GTATACCGTCTTTTACGCCCACTTCGATTAAAGGTTTCCCACTAAATCTTTCTTTGTTAATAGTCTTGCCTGATGCAATAATTATTCCTTTTGCGGTTTTTATTTCTTCTTCTGTTATTGGGTTGTCAGTTCCACTAGATCCATTTGTTTCTACTTTTATGTTTATGTTTAATTCCAAGGCTGCTTTTTTAAGGCTTTCTGCTGCCATATAAGTGTGCGCTATTCCCACAGGGCATGCTGTTACGGCAAGAATGAAATCTTTTTTTGTATTTAAATTGTTAGATTCATTTATATTGCCATTATTCATAATTATTTCTAAAAATCTATCTTCATTATTTGTACTCATAAGCTCATTTCTTAATAAGTTGTTACTAAAAGTATTACTTAGATATGATATTGCTTTTATGTGTGCATCGCTAGAAGTTTCTTCTGGGAGAGCCATCATGAAGAACAGTTTTGAAAGTTTTTGATCAGACGAATTAAAATCAAATCCATCTCCAGTAACTCTTAAAATAGCGATTCCGTGTTTTTTAATGAAATCACCTTTTGCGTGGGGCATGGCTATGTGCTCTTCAATGCCTGTTCCGTTAATTTCTTCTCTTTTTTGAATTTCTTTTATGAATGTTTCCATGTCATTTAAATATCCATTTTCATTTAGCATGCTAGCCATTTTTCTAATTACATCTTCTTTGCTAGTTGCATTGTAATTTAAAACAATCAAGTTTTTAGAAAATAAATTTTGCATAATAATCACCTTTATATATTATATAGTGTATATATATTTATTAAATTTTACATTTATTTAATTGATTTTATCAATTAAAGGAGATTATCTTGATATATACTCTAACGCTTAATCCTTCTGTGGATTATAAAATAGTTTTAAAAGAATTTAAGGAAGAAAGTCTTAATTATGCTTTGAATAACAATTTCTTTGCTGGTGGCAAGGGAATAAATGTAGGCACTGTTCTTAAAAATTTGGGGAAATCCAGTACGGCTCTTGGATTTTTAGGGGGTTTTACAGGCGATTATATAAGATTTTCTCTTGATTCTAAGGGTATAAAAAACGATTTTGTTAAAATAAAGCATGATACAAGATTAAATATTAAAATGATAGCAAATGGTAGAGAAACAGAAATTAACGCTAGTTCTCCAGACATTTCTGAAGATGAATTTGAACTTTTGAAAAGTAGACTTAAAAGTTTAACAAATAATAGTATTTTGGTGATGTCAGGAAGTGTTCCTACAGCTCTTGGAGAGAATGCATACAATGAAATAGCTAATAGCATTTCTAATAATGTTAAGCTTATCATTGATACTAGTGGCAAGCCTTTAAAAAGAATTCTTAGATTAAATCCCTTTTTAATAAAGCCAAATATTTATGAACTTGAGAATCTTTTTAATGCTGAATTTAATTCTACAGAAGAACTGATTAAAATCGGGAAAAGTCTTGTAGAAAATGGTGTTCAAAATATTATAATTTCCATGGGAAGTGATGGAGCTATTTTTATTGGCAGTAAAAATGTTGTTTTTAGAGCCCTTGTTCCAAAGATTAATTCTGCTAGCACTATTGGAGCAGGAGACTCCGTGATTGCAGGATTTGTGTATGCTTTTGATAATAGAAATACTTTGGAAGATTCATTTAAATTTGGTGTCGCAGCTGGCACAGCTACGGCATTAAAAGGCAATCTTTGTGAATTTCAAGATGTTAAAAAAATGCTTTCTGAAATTAGGGTCGAGAAAATTTACAGTTCTTAATTTTTTAAATAGACTTGAGAGTTTTATTTTGAAATCATACTGTAGCTTTTAAAAAGCTACAGTATTTTGTTTAGCTTGCTTAGATTTTTAATTTTGATTTATATAATTTATTTTTTGCTAGGGCTAATCCTGCAACTACTAGCAATGCAAATATAGCCATGCTTGCAAATAGGCTTGTTGTATTTGATTGAGAGACTTTTGCAGCAATTTGTGTAGTTTGCTCATCGCAAATACAGTTAACATATCCGCATATTGGGCAAATCTCTTCTACTCCAAATTGGCTGAAGTTTTCATTTGAAATTATATTTTCTTTTATTATGTTAGTTTGTGCGAAAACAGATGTTGAAATTAGCAATAAAGCAGTGAAAAACAAGCATTTTTGTAAATTCATTTTACATTCTCCTTATAGAATTTATTTTTTTAATTACTTAAATTATGGCTTTTAAATTAAACATTTGTAACTTTTTATTATTCAAAATCAGCTTAAGCAGAAATAGATTCTCTAATAAAAGCTGTTGATATAATAAATTGTAAAAGTTGTCATCGGGAGCGACGGGTCTCGAACCCGCGACCTCCTGCGTGACAGGCAGGCGTTCTAACCATCTGAACTACGCCCCCAAGGTCATTCTTTTTAAAAGATTATATTAGTTTTTAATTTATTTGTCAATTTTTTTAAATAAGTTTAACTGTTCTAGTATTTTCGAATCTCTTTCACTAGATTTTTTGCTTACCTTAAGAATAGTTTCTTTGTTAGAAATTATTTCTAAGCTATCTTTAGCTCTGGTTATTGCAGTATACATAAGTTCTTTTGTCAAAAAAGGGTTATTTTCTAATATTACTTTTATGTGTTTGTATTCAGATCCTTGACTTTTGTGTATTGTTGTGGCAAAGCTGAATTCATAATTTGTTAGTAAATCTAAATTTATTTTTTTATATTTTTTTTCGTCTTTTCTTTGGAATAAAGCATAAAATTTAGAATTTTCATTAAAAATAACACCTCGTTCTCCATTAAATAATTTGTTTTTATAGTCAGTTTTAGTTATCATTATTATTTGTCCAATAAAGCTTCCATAGGTTTTTTTTAGGTAATTTTTTATTATGTCATTTAGTGTTTTAGTTCCAAATTTGCCAAAATTTTTTGAACTTAAAATTATATTTTCAAGTAAAGTTTCAAGTATTGTTTCAATTTTTGATTCTTTTAGTAGTTTAAGATTAAAAGAGGGTATTTTTTTATATAAATTGTTTGTATATTCTATTAGATCTTTTTTTAAGTTTATTTTTTCTATTTCTTTCAGTTGAATATTTTTATTGTTATTAATGTATTTGCAAATCAAAGTACTATCTTCTTTGTATATTGCTTTTGAGAGCAAATTTATTCCTTTGTTGCTTCTGAAATTTTCTTTAAGATCTTCTACATTATCGTTATTTATTTTTTTTACTCCCAAAAGGCTTGAATATACATTTCCTTCGTTTACTGATGGGAGTTGATTTTTATCTCCCACCATTATTAACTTAGTGGTTATTGGGGTTGCTTTTAGTAGTTTCAAAAAAGTATATGCATCTATCATTGAAGCTTCGTCAATTATTATTACGTCAAAATTTAATTGATTTTCTTCATCATATAGATTTTTTTTGTTTATGAATTTGATTCCCAATAGTTTTTGGATTGTATTGCATTCTATTTCTAAATTTTTGAATGAATAGTCGATGCTTGTTTGTAGCCTTAGGCTAGCTTTTCCTGTAGGCGCTGCAATTGCTACTAGGCCTTTTTTTTTATTGTTTAATGTTTTGTTAATTGCTTTTAAGATATAGTTAATAGTTGTAGTTTTGCCTGTTCCAGGGCCTCCGCTTAATAGAAAGAAGTTGCTTTTTAATGCCTTTATTACTGATGCAATTTGCTCTTTATTTAAATTATTGGTATTTAAATTTGATATTATATTTTGTATTTTATTGTCATTTAATTCGCTTTTATGGTTTTCTAATCTTTTTATAATTTGTTTTATTAACTCTTCTTCTTCTCTGTAGTTTTTTTGAGTATAAATGTAGATATTGTTTTCCAGAATTAGGGGAGTTGTAATTTTAAGCTTATTATTAAATTCCATTAGTATGTTATTTTTCTTTAAAAGTAAAACTATATTCTTAATAGTTTCTAGATTTCCAAATGTTTCTAGCCCTTTTAGCATTTTTATTAATTTGTTGAAGCTTTTATTGGTTTTTTCTAGGTTGTCTTTTGTGAATATTATTGTATTTTGAATATCTTTTGCTAGTAGATTTATGTCAGCTCTTAGGTGGCCTTTATCAAAGTAGTTAAATAAAAATATTAAAAATATTACAATATTTTCATTGTTTGTGGACTTTGCAAGTGTTTGTGCTTTATAGCAATTTTTTTTATTGATATTTAAAAGTTCAATTATTTCATAAAGTTTAAGCTCAGGTGTTAAGAATTTTTTGTTTTTATCTTTTAAAAATTCTCTTAATACTAAAAAATCTCTCATAAGTGTCTTTTAATATTTAGTTCTAAAATAATTTTATCTAAATCCACGTCATTAAATTTTGGAAGATCAAAATAAATGCCATTTTCAAATGTCGACTTTGAGTGTTCAACATTGTCTTTAAAGGCTCTTGTAAAAAGATATATTATTCCACCAAATTTTTGATTATATTCTCTTTTGGTTTTAAATAATATTTTTTTTATCCCAAGTGCATATATTTTATATTGCAAATCATAATATTCTTTTTTTATTATATTTTTTAAATTTGTTTCATTATAATCATCTTTATCTTCTCCAAGATAGTTTGTTTTGTAATCTAGGATATATATTTTATTATTAGCTTTAAATATGAGATCTATTATTCCTTTTAAATATCCATCATGTAGTTTTATGTTAAAATCTTCAAAGTGGTTGTCAAAAAGATGTTTTTGTTTTTGAAATTCAGGATTTATTTTGATTAAAAATTCCATTTCTTTTTGAAATTCTTCGATATCACACAGACGAGTATTAATTGCTTTTATATGATAAGTTAGTATATGATAAATCATTTTGGTTAATGCATTTTGTATTTCTATTGTATTGAGATTCGAGTTAATTTTTTGTATTTGTTTTTCAATAATTTTAATATTATTTTTTTTAAAATTCTCAAATGTATCTTTTGCTGTATTAAAAATTATTTCTTCCATAGCAGCATGCAAAATGTTACCACTATCTTTTCCTTTAGGTAGAATCTCTTCTAATGTAGAGTCGTCATCAAGCTCTGTTTCTTTTTCGTAGTTAATATTTTTAAAATCATAGTTTTCGTAAAATGCTGTGTTGTGAGCTTGTGCTGTTAAGCTTGAAAAACTCGATGTATATTCTTTTTTAAACATGTTTTTAATTATTGGCTTTGGTGCAATTAATTGTGTATTTACATTTGCATTATTCTTTTTTTTATTAAATCTTTTTTGGCTAATAAATTTATATATGTTAAAGTCATGTTCGATATCATTAATAGTAAAAATTTTTGCCATTTCTAATAATTTGCTAGTTATGCTATTTATTTTTATAATAAAAAGAGCAAATTTGGCCCTTGTTGTTCCCACATAAAATATATTTTTTTCTTCACTTAGTATTTTTAGTCTTGCATATTTTTTGTTTTCTTCCAATTTAAAAAAATCATATTCAATTTTTCCATTTTGATAAAATTTGTAAAAATGACTTTTTTTTGAAAAAATATTGTTATTTTCTATTGGAGATGTATTAATTAGAAATACAATATTCATACCAAGCCCTTTTGATTTGTGTATTGTCATCAGTTCTATAGATTCATTGTCATTATTTATATTATTGGGTGTTTCTTCTATTTCTTCATTTATTATTAAGCTTTCTAAAGTAGAGATTAGCGACTGTATGCTTTGTTCTTTATGATATATTTTGGAAATGATCTCAAGTGTTGTTTCATAGTTTTTTAAATTCTCAAGTTTGCCTTCTTTAATAAAAATGCCTTTGTAATTTATTTTATTTTGTGCCCATTCAATAATTTTTTGATCTTTGGTGATATTTGCAATTTTGATCCACAAATTTTTTTCGAATATGATCTTGTTAATTGCATTTATTAATGTTATTTCATTTTTTTCAAGCAAAGTTGTTATATTTTCAATAAATTCTTCTATAAGGTGAATTTTGTCCTGTTTGATTAAAATTCTTTGTAAATTCCATGGCACATTTAATATTTTGCTGCTTAGAATATAATTTAAGTTTTTAAAATTTTGTTTTCGGTCTAGACACTTAATAATATAAAAAATTTCGCTAAATTCTTTGGTTTTTAAAAATTTTTCTTGAGTTTTGTTTGTTTGGATTTGCTCTTTTTTTAATGCGTTATCTATTAAGTCGATTTCATTTTTTCCTCTACAAAGCACTTTAATGTCTTGCATTTTGATGTTTCTAATGTTATTGTTCTTAACAATTGTTCCATATGTGAGTAAGTATTTTATTGTTAATGCTGTTTTTTGGTAAATGTCTTCTGTGTTTTCGGTATTGGTACTTATTATATTGATTCCTTCTATTTCTTGCCCGTTGATGAAAATGCTATTATTGTCATTTTTTTGATTTGGAAGCGAATTGGTAAATTCAATTTTTTCAATTTCATCAGTTATTGTATTATTGTATATGTTGTTAAAAATCTTATTTAAAGGACTTATGATTTTTTTACTTGCCCTGTGATTTGTTTTTAGTACAATTCTAGAATCTGTGTTAATTTTATTTTTTATTTCTTTGTTATAAAATGAAATGTCTGCTTTTCTAAAGGAATATATTATCTGTTTAGGGTCGCCTATGAATATTAATTTTATTCCTGCTGTTTTTAATATTTTAAATATTTCTATTTGTATTAAACTTAAGTCTTGTGCTTCATCAATTAAAATGATTTTGTACCGATTTTTGATTGCATTTAGAAGCTTTTTGTCTTCTGATTTTAAGTAATTTTTTAAATTTGAAATTATGTAATTTTGATCTATTGTGTTTGTTAATTTAATAATTTTTTCTAGTTCTTTTTCTATATATTTTAGTATTTTATATTCAACTTTTAAAATAACATATTTCTTTAGATTGTTTCTATTTTTATTTCTATTGTCTTCTGATTTATATTTTTCATGTCTAATATTAGTGCCTAAACAGATTAAATCATTTTTAATCTTAAGTTCTTTAGGCGATAATTTAATATTTTTTTTAGTTTCTTTTTCTATTAGAGTTGAGAAAAATTTATTTTTTAATAATGTTTCTGCTATTTTGAATATGTCGTTTTCTTTAGAGTATTCTATTTCAAGTTTGCCAGTTTGTATGTGTTTATTATAAAAACTTAATATTTCATCTGCTGTCATTTTGTCTAATTCTTCTATTATTGCGTTGTAATCTCTAATCAAATCTTCCTTTTTAATAAGAATCTTTTCAAATGCTGTTTGGGCTTTAAGCCAATTTCCAAGTTCTTGAGTTGTATCTCTTTCATAAGCTTTTTTTATTTTTAAAACAATTTCTTCTGTTTTTTTAGCATCAGATTTAAATACTTTAAGCTCATAATCTTTAATGTCAAGATTATGAATCAAGCTATTTGATTTTCTTAAAAAGTCATAAACTATTTCATCTATTTCTTTTGAAAATTTTTCTTTAGGCCTATATTTAGAGTAGTTTTCTGTTTCAATTTGAAAGTTATTTAAAGCATGTAATGCAAATTTATTGATTGTTGATATAAAGAGTTTTTTTGATTGTTTATAAGCTTCTTTTAAAATTTCATTTGTTTTTGAGCTAAAATAAGCACTTTCTATTGCTTTTAGTATTCTTGTGCGCATTTCTTCTGTAGCTTTTTTTGTAAAAGTTAATACTAAGATTTCATTTATGGAGTATAGTTTGCTTTTCATTAAATTTATAACTACGTTTTCAAGTATGTGGGTTTTTCCAGTGCCTGCCGATGCTTCTATTAATATTTTTGTGTTACTTTTAATTTTTTCTAGGATTTTTTCCATGAATTTTAATTTTTTGTCCTTATGAATTTAATATAAAATTTTTCTATCAATATCAGTAAGTTTTTGTCTAACTTGAAATCATGAGTATCTTTAAACCTATTGTAGTAATCACATAGCGTTATTTCTCTAGTTTTTAAAAATCTCTCATGTGTTTTACTTGTAAAATAAGTTTTGGAAGGGTTTTTTATTTGCATTTTTATGAAGTTCTTAAAACAATCTGAAAAATTATTTTGATTTGTTTTTGTCAAAACTTTAATTATCAAGCTTTGATAAATTGGAGTTGGGTAGCTTGATATGTATGCAAATTGCATAAGTATATTTTCAATGTCATCAAGTATTATTTCTTTATGTTGATATGAAATAGTTATGTTTGCAGATAAGCTTTCAAGATTAATTTTTACTTCTGTTAACGAATTGAAATTTTGTATTTCTTTTTTTATTAGTAGTCCTGTTATATATAAATATATTTCATTTTTTATTTTATCTGGAATGCTACAATAGTCTTTTTTTACAAAATTTAAATAAAAATAATCGTTTTCGATTTTATATACATTCTCAATATCTTTTTTTAATTCAAATTCTATATTTTTTTTTTGAAAATTGATTTTTATTGTTTGACAAAATTTAATTTTGGCTTTCATCATTACTGAAAGCATTTTTAAACTTTTAGCAGCATTATATTTTAATTTAATTATTTTTTTAAAGATATTATTTACAGTTGTTTTTTGATCTATGTTAAAAGGAATGACTCCTTGTTGTATTTCAAATTTAATATGCTTTTTAATAATTTCTATTGTTTTACTTGTATCATTTCTTTGTCCCATTATGTATTCATGCAGAGGTGTTGAATTTTTTATAAGCCTGTAAATAATCTCAATATCACTGAAAATTTGTTCTTCTTGTTTTTCTTTGATTTCATTTTCCAATCTTATGTCTTGTATTTTAACGTTTAAACTTTTTTCATAAAAATGTTTGTAAGGATTAGAAAGTGCGTTTTTTAATTCGTATAAATTTAGCTTAATTGGACTTTCTAGTTGAATTTTTTTTTGTTTAAACTTAATTGGTTTAGAATTTTGTATTATTTTTGCAATATTAAAGGCCTCTAAATCATAGTTTATTAAATAATTTTTTTTCCCATCTTTGAAATATTCTAGATCATGATTTTCATTTGGATGTTTTTCTATTTGAAAATTTTTTTCATACTTTTGTATGTGATCAAGTATTTTATTTATTGTTTTTGATGTATTAATTTCTGGGCTTAGATTGTCTTGAAATGAGTAGTAAAGGTAAAATTTTTCTGATGTTGCAAAAATTAAATTAAAAAGAGTTGCTATTGCCTCTTTTTCGGTATTCTCATACTCATAGTATTCATTTAATAAATTCATATTATCATAATTTATCTTAGAGTTAAATTTTTGAAATCCTAGAAAATGAATTTCTTTTTTTTGAAGATATTCTATTTCTTTGTAATTGGCAATCAATATTCCGTTTTTTTTATACATTATTCCGTATTTTTCTTTTTCAAGACTTTCTTCAAGCAAAATCTTGAAAAGATAAAATTCAATTTTTATTTCATTAATTTCTTTTAAATGGTTTTTGTAAAGATTGTCATTAAAATCTTTAGAGAAATTTTTAAAGGATTTTATTTTATTTTTTAAATATTCATCAGTTGTATTAAATTCTTCTAAATCAATATATTTTTGAATAAAAATTTCTATTATTTCTGCCCATTCATGTACTTTATATGTTTTATTTTTAAAATAGTTTATATCTTCGTACAAACTTTTTACTATTGTTATAAGTTTTATTATTGATTCTTGATCTTGAAATTTG
The nucleotide sequence above comes from Borrelia maritima. Encoded proteins:
- the recD gene encoding exodeoxyribonuclease V subunit alpha, which gives rise to MRDFLVLREFLKDKNKKFLTPELKLYEIIELLNINKKNCYKAQTLAKSTNNENIVIFLIFLFNYFDKGHLRADINLLAKDIQNTIIFTKDNLEKTNKSFNKLIKMLKGLETFGNLETIKNIVLLLKKNNILMEFNNKLKITTPLILENNIYIYTQKNYREEEELIKQIIKRLENHKSELNDNKIQNIISNLNTNNLNKEQIASVIKALKSNFFLLSGGPGTGKTTTINYILKAINKTLNNKKKGLVAIAAPTGKASLRLQTSIDYSFKNLEIECNTIQKLLGIKFINKKNLYDEENQLNFDVIIIDEASMIDAYTFLKLLKATPITTKLIMVGDKNQLPSVNEGNVYSSLLGVKKINNDNVEDLKENFRSNKGINLLSKAIYKEDSTLICKYINNNKNIQLKEIEKINLKKDLIEYTNNLYKKIPSFNLKLLKESKIETILETLLENIILSSKNFGKFGTKTLNDIIKNYLKKTYGSFIGQIIMITKTDYKNKLFNGERGVIFNENSKFYALFQRKDEKKYKKINLDLLTNYEFSFATTIHKSQGSEYKHIKVILENNPFLTKELMYTAITRAKDSLEIISNKETILKVSKKSSERDSKILEQLNLFKKIDK
- a CDS encoding exodeoxyribonuclease V subunit gamma, producing the protein MNIYKTNKINKIYNKIKELTQNDNIFKKETLIIVKNDLLREEIKKTIARLNEISYNLNIKKNAVKSIYEISLKDPNIKKYIEKNTFLFYPETEKFILYNILETEKLKYIKDFKSTKNRYFFASKIIDLFHHYYSKFSKLIETWEDDGFLFQEENLKPYENMQKELFKKLFEKQKNILNLHKQIIQEKPKKNIEIEIKKIIFIGNNREIEKKILNSLEKIFDFEVHVLIFEDLINYKSTLVEELLPTKTKISSIKYQALEKIDIKLFKGKNFLTSIKNNIIAQTPISKSDDSFKIIEAKSQKREVEILTNQIVHSMQKNNLKLSDIAITCLQEKFNEYLPYIEKCLNKYEIEYSVLCHNNLSRGESTIALKRLMDLFISKNGTISNFSRKEVFNLLSNNKVMKKFNISTSELNYLIEFSDAMNISFGANNTHKENLKYDQNFLNSWEDGFNRFLMSEIFNEQYEEEIQKESIKFQDQESIIKLITIVKSLYEDINYFKNKTYKVHEWAEIIEIFIQKYIDLEEFNTTDEYLKNKIKSFKNFSKDFNDNLYKNHLKEINEIKIEFYLFKILLEESLEKEKYGIMYKKNGILIANYKEIEYLQKKEIHFLGFQKFNSKINYDNMNLLNEYYEYENTEKEAIATLFNLIFATSEKFYLYYSFQDNLSPEINTSKTINKILDHIQKYEKNFQIEKHPNENHDLEYFKDGKKNYLINYDLEAFNIAKIIQNSKPIKFKQKKIQLESPIKLNLYELKNALSNPYKHFYEKSLNVKIQDIRLENEIKEKQEEQIFSDIEIIYRLIKNSTPLHEYIMGQRNDTSKTIEIIKKHIKFEIQQGVIPFNIDQKTTVNNIFKKIIKLKYNAAKSLKMLSVMMKAKIKFCQTIKINFQKKNIEFELKKDIENVYKIENDYFYLNFVKKDYCSIPDKIKNEIYLYITGLLIKKEIQNFNSLTEVKINLESLSANITISYQHKEIILDDIENILMQFAYISSYPTPIYQSLIIKVLTKTNQNNFSDCFKNFIKMQIKNPSKTYFTSKTHERFLKTREITLCDYYNRFKDTHDFKLDKNLLILIEKFYIKFIRTKN
- the recB gene encoding exodeoxyribonuclease V subunit beta gives rise to the protein MEKILEKIKSNTKILIEASAGTGKTHILENVVINLMKSKLYSINEILVLTFTKKATEEMRTRILKAIESAYFSSKTNEILKEAYKQSKKLFISTINKFALHALNNFQIETENYSKYRPKEKFSKEIDEIVYDFLRKSNSLIHNLDIKDYELKVFKSDAKKTEEIVLKIKKAYERDTTQELGNWLKAQTAFEKILIKKEDLIRDYNAIIEELDKMTADEILSFYNKHIQTGKLEIEYSKENDIFKIAETLLKNKFFSTLIEKETKKNIKLSPKELKIKNDLICLGTNIRHEKYKSEDNRNKNRNNLKKYVILKVEYKILKYIEKELEKIIKLTNTIDQNYIISNLKNYLKSEDKKLLNAIKNRYKIILIDEAQDLSLIQIEIFKILKTAGIKLIFIGDPKQIIYSFRKADISFYNKEIKNKINTDSRIVLKTNHRASKKIISPLNKIFNNIYNNTITDEIEKIEFTNSLPNQKNDNNSIFINGQEIEGINIISTNTENTEDIYQKTALTIKYLLTYGTIVKNNNIRNIKMQDIKVLCRGKNEIDLIDNALKKEQIQTNKTQEKFLKTKEFSEIFYIIKCLDRKQNFKNLNYILSSKILNVPWNLQRILIKQDKIHLIEEFIENITTLLEKNEITLINAINKIIFEKNLWIKIANITKDQKIIEWAQNKINYKGIFIKEGKLENLKNYETTLEIISKIYHKEQSIQSLISTLESLIINEEIEETPNNINNDNESIELMTIHKSKGLGMNIVFLINTSPIENNNIFSKKSHFYKFYQNGKIEYDFFKLEENKKYARLKILSEEKNIFYVGTTRAKFALFIIKINSITSKLLEMAKIFTINDIEHDFNIYKFISQKRFNKKKNNANVNTQLIAPKPIIKNMFKKEYTSSFSSLTAQAHNTAFYENYDFKNINYEKETELDDDSTLEEILPKGKDSGNILHAAMEEIIFNTAKDTFENFKKNNIKIIEKQIQKINSNLNTIEIQNALTKMIYHILTYHIKAINTRLCDIEEFQKEMEFLIKINPEFQKQKHLFDNHFEDFNIKLHDGYLKGIIDLIFKANNKIYILDYKTNYLGEDKDDYNETNLKNIIKKEYYDLQYKIYALGIKKILFKTKREYNQKFGGIIYLFTRAFKDNVEHSKSTFENGIYFDLPKFNDVDLDKIILELNIKRHL
- the pfkB gene encoding 1-phosphofructokinase, which produces MIYTLTLNPSVDYKIVLKEFKEESLNYALNNNFFAGGKGINVGTVLKNLGKSSTALGFLGGFTGDYIRFSLDSKGIKNDFVKIKHDTRLNIKMIANGRETEINASSPDISEDEFELLKSRLKSLTNNSILVMSGSVPTALGENAYNEIANSISNNVKLIIDTSGKPLKRILRLNPFLIKPNIYELENLFNAEFNSTEELIKIGKSLVENGVQNIIISMGSDGAIFIGSKNVVFRALVPKINSASTIGAGDSVIAGFVYAFDNRNTLEDSFKFGVAAGTATALKGNLCEFQDVKKMLSEIRVEKIYSS